One stretch of Armatimonadota bacterium DNA includes these proteins:
- a CDS encoding NTP transferase domain-containing protein: protein MRPLTLTTPKELLPLGRRLVLQVVLAELATAGVRRVLIIVSPQKPQIQAALGSSWREEGGECVELEYAVQPEPRGSGDAVLRAEEWAAGEPVVVAFGDCVIAAGSAEPPLLRMQRCYSANGAGAVVLVEVVPAEHVSRYGIVRPMDVVSAADPFLLSGLVEKPMPLEAPSNFAVSARFIVGPGIYTALRAQTPDFRGETNLTEAIATTAHEGPPVWAVPLRSGEERLDTGAFDGYLAAFVRHAMQDEAAGGRAREEAARLLAPGG from the coding sequence ATGCGCCCGCTTACCTTGACCACGCCCAAGGAGCTGCTTCCGCTGGGGCGCCGGCTTGTGCTTCAGGTGGTGCTTGCCGAACTAGCGACTGCCGGCGTGCGGCGCGTGCTGATCATCGTGTCGCCGCAGAAGCCGCAGATTCAGGCGGCGCTTGGCAGTAGCTGGCGGGAGGAGGGCGGTGAGTGCGTAGAGCTGGAGTACGCGGTGCAGCCGGAGCCGCGCGGATCAGGCGACGCGGTGCTCCGGGCCGAGGAGTGGGCGGCGGGCGAGCCGGTGGTGGTGGCGTTTGGCGACTGCGTCATCGCTGCCGGAAGTGCGGAGCCGCCGCTTCTCCGGATGCAGCGCTGCTATTCCGCGAACGGCGCCGGCGCGGTGGTGCTGGTGGAAGTCGTGCCGGCCGAGCACGTGAGCCGCTACGGCATCGTACGTCCCATGGACGTGGTGTCGGCTGCCGACCCGTTTCTGCTGAGCGGCCTGGTCGAGAAGCCGATGCCGTTGGAAGCCCCCTCAAACTTTGCGGTGTCCGCCCGCTTCATTGTGGGCCCGGGGATCTATACGGCGCTCCGCGCCCAGACGCCCGACTTTCGTGGCGAGACGAACCTTACGGAAGCTATCGCTACGACGGCGCACGAAGGACCGCCGGTGTGGGCCGTCCCGCTGCGGAGTGGTGAGGAACGTCTGGATACCGGCGCGTTCGATGGTTACCTAGCCGCGTTTGTGCGCCACGCGATGCAGGATGAGGCTGCCGGCGGTCGCGCGCGCGAAGAGGCTGCCCGGCTTCTTGCGCCTGGCGGCTGA
- a CDS encoding TrmB family transcriptional regulator, whose protein sequence is MDHELLSGLREFGWTEYEARAYLALLPLGRATGYRVAQVAGLPTAKIYEVLRRLERRGAVFAVISGDVRHTEYAAVELDEFLRGLRARSQRHLDAVEEGLLRLRQAPAAAAGGMTRLCGRDAVLEQAGRMLDGATRAALVAASPEYRLALRPAVTGCRRRGVSVAVHAAAPEGRCIALVVDEARLLLGSGAGASMEACCGECAGAAAALARLLPRGRTATATGAFEMTREQWLDFEEEKQRKLLIAVAAAGAAPWH, encoded by the coding sequence ATGGATCACGAGCTACTCTCGGGATTGCGGGAGTTCGGCTGGACAGAGTACGAGGCCCGGGCCTATCTGGCGCTGCTGCCTTTGGGTAGGGCGACCGGCTATCGGGTCGCCCAGGTTGCGGGCCTGCCCACCGCCAAAATCTATGAAGTGCTGCGTCGCCTGGAGCGTCGCGGCGCCGTTTTTGCCGTTATTTCGGGAGACGTTCGTCACACGGAGTATGCGGCGGTAGAGCTCGACGAGTTCCTGAGAGGCTTGCGCGCCCGCTCGCAGCGCCATCTCGATGCGGTGGAGGAGGGCCTGCTGCGGCTGCGGCAGGCGCCGGCTGCCGCAGCAGGCGGCATGACGCGCCTGTGCGGGCGTGACGCCGTGCTCGAGCAGGCTGGAAGGATGCTGGATGGGGCGACGCGCGCGGCGCTGGTGGCAGCCTCGCCGGAGTACCGTCTCGCCTTGCGGCCGGCTGTGACGGGCTGCCGCAGGCGCGGTGTCTCCGTCGCGGTTCATGCGGCGGCGCCGGAAGGGCGGTGCATCGCGCTCGTCGTGGACGAAGCCCGACTGCTGCTTGGAAGTGGCGCCGGCGCGTCTATGGAAGCCTGCTGCGGCGAGTGCGCGGGCGCGGCAGCGGCGCTGGCAAGGCTCCTGCCTCGCGGGCGGACCGCGACGGCGACGGGCGCCTTTGAGATGACGCGCGAGCAGTGGCTTGACTTTGAGGAAGAGAAGCAGCGGAAACTGCTCATTGCTGTGGCGGCGGCCGGCGCCGCGCCATGGCACTGA
- a CDS encoding NDP-sugar synthase, translating to MILAAGVGARLHPLTSQLPKPMVPVANRPVMAYLLELLAAHGFKELWVNLHYLGDKIEQHFGDGSAFGVSIHWQPEERLYGDAGSLKRAAGFFQEGPVLVIGGDDLTDLDLTAFLAHHRDNRADATIALSPVEETSQYGVAVLDERGVVVGFQEKVPLSEAKSKLANTGIYLFNRELLDLIPAEGAPLLGRFLLPEILRLGKKLCGYPTSAYWRDVGDLEVYRQSQSDLLRGRMQCRLPVAESSAGVCIASTAQVAAGARIKAPVLIGEECVVAEGACIGPDTVLGDGCRIDAGARVASTVLWSGVRVAEGVQLESCAVGSGATVAQSHEGQILAGG from the coding sequence ATGATTCTGGCTGCGGGAGTAGGCGCGCGCCTCCACCCGCTCACTAGCCAGCTGCCGAAGCCCATGGTTCCTGTAGCCAACCGGCCCGTGATGGCGTATCTGCTCGAGCTGCTGGCGGCGCACGGATTCAAAGAGTTATGGGTGAACCTGCACTATCTCGGCGATAAGATCGAGCAGCATTTCGGCGATGGATCGGCGTTTGGCGTCTCGATCCACTGGCAGCCGGAGGAGCGCCTCTATGGGGACGCCGGCAGTTTGAAGCGCGCCGCCGGCTTCTTTCAGGAGGGTCCTGTACTGGTCATCGGCGGTGACGACCTCACCGACCTCGACCTGACCGCGTTCCTGGCGCACCACCGGGATAACCGGGCTGACGCCACGATCGCGCTTTCACCGGTGGAAGAGACTTCGCAATACGGCGTGGCGGTGCTGGACGAACGCGGCGTGGTGGTGGGCTTTCAGGAGAAGGTCCCACTCTCCGAGGCGAAGTCGAAGCTGGCGAATACCGGCATCTACCTCTTCAACCGCGAGTTGTTGGACCTGATCCCGGCTGAGGGGGCGCCGCTGCTCGGCCGGTTTCTGCTTCCCGAGATTCTGCGCCTCGGCAAGAAGCTCTGCGGCTATCCAACCAGCGCATACTGGCGGGATGTCGGTGACCTGGAAGTCTACCGGCAGTCGCAGAGCGATCTTTTGCGCGGGCGGATGCAGTGCCGGCTTCCGGTTGCGGAGAGCTCGGCCGGCGTGTGCATTGCGTCAACGGCGCAGGTTGCGGCCGGCGCCCGGATCAAGGCTCCCGTCCTCATTGGCGAAGAGTGTGTCGTTGCGGAGGGCGCATGTATCGGCCCGGATACCGTGCTGGGAGATGGATGCCGGATTGACGCCGGCGCCCGTGTTGCTTCGACCGTGTTGTGGTCGGGCGTGCGGGTTGCCGAAGGGGTTCAGCTGGAGTCGTGCGCGGTCGGTTCAGGCGCTACTGTGGCTCAGTCGCACGAGGGTCAGATTCTCGCCGGCGGCTGA
- a CDS encoding DegT/DnrJ/EryC1/StrS family aminotransferase, with product MKVPFADLHAQYLELKEEIDTAIVSVIESAVFSGGPVVAQLEERIAADCGAQYGVAVASGTDALMLSLKACGIQPGDEVITTPFSFGATSEAIALLGATPVFVDIDGCSFNLNPEGIESAITSRTRALLPVDLYGQMADRSAFAAISERHGLRWVNDSAQAVGALQHGAPIAALGHATVLSFYCSKNLGAYGDGGMVLTSDPELAALLVSLRGHGTEHHKYHYERIGYCSRLDALQAAVLLAKLPRLQTWNDLRRRNAELYARLLSEFAAEFGIVLPREEPGNHHVFHQYTIQHPQREALREYLKQRGVATEIYYPWPLHQMPAYAGFNRAGAEFPAAERAARQVLSLPVHPELTEDQIAYVARCIREFHSRGAL from the coding sequence TTGAAAGTTCCTTTTGCGGACTTGCATGCGCAGTATCTGGAGCTGAAGGAGGAGATCGACACCGCGATTGTTTCGGTGATCGAGAGCGCCGTCTTCAGTGGCGGACCGGTGGTAGCGCAGCTGGAAGAGCGGATCGCCGCCGATTGCGGCGCTCAATACGGAGTGGCTGTCGCCTCCGGTACCGATGCACTGATGCTCTCGCTCAAGGCCTGCGGCATCCAGCCCGGCGATGAGGTGATCACCACGCCGTTCAGCTTTGGCGCCACATCGGAGGCAATCGCCTTGCTCGGCGCCACTCCCGTGTTTGTGGATATCGATGGCTGCAGCTTCAACCTGAATCCCGAAGGTATCGAGTCAGCCATAACCTCCCGCACGCGCGCGCTGCTGCCTGTGGACCTCTACGGTCAGATGGCCGATAGGAGCGCTTTCGCGGCGATCTCTGAGCGGCACGGCCTGCGGTGGGTGAACGATTCGGCGCAGGCCGTTGGCGCGCTGCAGCATGGTGCTCCGATTGCGGCTCTGGGTCACGCCACCGTACTCTCTTTCTACTGCAGCAAGAACCTTGGCGCGTATGGCGATGGCGGAATGGTGTTGACCAGTGACCCGGAGCTAGCCGCCCTGCTGGTAAGCCTTCGCGGCCATGGAACCGAGCACCACAAGTACCATTACGAGCGGATCGGCTACTGCAGCCGTCTGGATGCGCTGCAGGCTGCGGTGCTGCTCGCGAAGTTGCCGCGTTTGCAGACGTGGAACGACCTTCGGCGGAGAAATGCCGAGCTCTACGCCCGGCTGCTCTCAGAGTTCGCGGCGGAGTTCGGGATCGTTCTGCCGCGCGAAGAGCCCGGCAATCACCATGTCTTCCACCAGTACACCATCCAGCACCCCCAACGCGAGGCGCTGCGCGAGTATTTGAAGCAGCGCGGCGTTGCGACGGAGATCTACTATCCGTGGCCACTGCACCAGATGCCGGCATACGCCGGTTTCAACCGTGCCGGAGCAGAGTTTCCCGCTGCCGAGCGCGCCGCCCGTCAGGTTCTGTCACTGCCCGTCCATCCTGAGCTCACCGAGGATCAGATCGCGTACGTGGCACGGTGTATTCGCGAGTTCCATTCGAGAGGCGCGCTGTAG